One part of the Rutidosis leptorrhynchoides isolate AG116_Rl617_1_P2 chromosome 1, CSIRO_AGI_Rlap_v1, whole genome shotgun sequence genome encodes these proteins:
- the LOC139868701 gene encoding probable aldo-keto reductase 3 has translation MSNMKRIKLGSQGLEVSAIGLGCMGMSHGYGPAKPDQQMINVIHHAVNSGVTHLDTSDIYGPHTNEILIGKALKGLKRDQIQLATKFGIIHGEGFRVKIRGDPEYVRACCEASLKRLDVDYIDLYYVHRIDTNIPIEITMGELKKLVEEGKIKYIGLSEAGADTIRRAHAVHPITAVQLEWSLWTRDGEPEVIPTCRELGIGIVPFAPLGSGFFATGPKLMENMADNDFRKMMPRLQGDNFDHNKLVFERVSEMVQRKGCTLGQLALAWVLHQGDDVAPIPGTTKIENLNQNLGALAVKLTAEEMAELESLASFKGARMPEQLLAYSYLDTPPLSSWKAE, from the exons atgtcaaaTATGAAGAGAATTAAGCTGGGATCACAGGGGTTAGAGGTATCGGCAATTGGACTAGGATGCATGGGTATGTCTCATGGTTACGGCCCCGCTAAACCTGACCAACAAATGATCAACGTTATCCATCACGCCGTTAATTCCGGTGTTACCCATTTGGACACCTCCGATATTTACGGTCCTCACACTAACGAAATCCTCATTGGCAAG GCGTTGAAGGGATTGAAGAGAGATCAAATTCAACTGGCTACGAAATTTGGGATCATACATGGGGAGGGTTTTAGGGTGAAAATCCGAGGGGATCCGGAGTATGTGAGAGCTTGTTGTGAAGCAAGCTTGAAGAGGCTTGATGTTGATTACATTGATCTTTACTATGTTCATCGTATCGATACAAACATCCCGATCGAAATCACT ATGGGAGAACTGAAgaaactggttgaagaaggtaaaataaaatacattggacTATCAGAGGCTGGTGCGGACACTATTAGAAGAGCGCACGCGGTGCATCCAATAACGGCCGTACAACTGGAGTGGTCTTTGTGGACTAGAGATGGTGAACCTGAGGTCATTCCAACTTGCAG AGAATTAGGAATTGGGATCGTTCCTTTTGCTCCATTGGGTAGTGGGTTCTTTGCAACTGGTCCGAAGTTGATGGAAAATATGGCAGATAATGACTTCAGAAAG ATGATGCCAAGGCTACAAGGAGATAACTTTGACCACAACAAACTTGTATTTGAGAGAGTTAGTGAAATGGTTCAAAGAAAAGGGTGCACCCTGGGCCAATTGGCACTTGCGTGGGTCTTGCACCAGGGTGATGATGTCGCTCCAATCCCTGGTACAACAAAGATCGAGAACCTGAACCAAAACCTTGGTGCTCTTGCGGTTAAACTAACCGCTGAGGAAATGGCTGAGCTTGAATCCTTGGCTTCATTCAAGGGTGCTCGGATGCCCGAACAGCTTTTGGCATATAGTTATCTGGATACTCCACCACTGTCATCATGGAAAGCTGAGTAA
- the LOC139895963 gene encoding uncharacterized protein produces the protein MYIVTHYEFRNTVLDGWCQEVEGHCMYKVVKKLRMLKKPIRKIMWQKGNLHEHVLKLRMELDAAQLALDLNPFSVDIRGDESHLLQAYNDALLDEERFLKQKAKVEWLRVGDNNSRYSNNVVKSKINKSRIQVVMDVDGNMIDGNEVPNMFVNHYATFLGTATVSTPVHDPDSLFTRKVSNEKDLAMISMVSDEEVKAEIFDIGDNKSPGPDGYSSVYLKSHGILLV, from the coding sequence ATGTACATTGTGACCCATTATGAGTTTCGTAACACTGTTTTAGATGGGTGGTGTCAAGAGGTGGAGGGACATTGCATGTATAAAGTGGTCAAGAAGCTCCGTATGCTCAAAAAGCCGATTAGAAAAATTATGTGGCAGAAGGGGAACTTACATGAGCATGTTTTGAAACTGCGGATGGAACTGGATGCAGCTCAACTCGCCCTTGATTTAAACCCTTTCTCAGTTGACATTCGTGGGGATGAATCTCATTTGTTACAAGCTTATAACGACGCTTTATTAGATGAGGAGCGGTTTCTTAAACAAAAGGCAAAAGTGGAATGGTTACGAGTTGGTGATAATAATTCGCGTTATTCCAACAATGTTGTCAAGAGTAAAATAAACAAGAGTAGAATTCAAGTTGTTATGGATGTTGATGGTAATATGATTGATGGCAATGAAGTTCCAAATATGTTTGTTAATCATTATGCTACCTTCTTGGGTACTGCAACAGTTTCGACTCCCGTCCATGATCCAGATTCATTATTCACAAGAAAGGTCAGTAATGAGAAAGATCTAGCTATGATATCAATGGTCTCGGATGAGGAGGTTAAGGCGGAAATTTTTGACATTGGGGATAACAAATCACCGGGCCCGGATGGCTATTCTTCGGTTTATTTAAAGTCGCATGGGATATTATTGGTGTAG